In Legionella spiritensis, the following proteins share a genomic window:
- the coxB gene encoding cytochrome c oxidase subunit II gives MLNGFKVSKVLAALGGVLAARTAMAAADYWQLNMYRGVTPLSKDMYDLHMIAMAICAIIGIVVFGVMIYSLIHHRKSKGYVPAGFHDNTRLEIVWTIIPFLILVGLAIPATKVLMSMDDTDKSDVTVKVVGSQWKWQYQYLDQGISYYSNLSTPYDQIQNKQKKGQWYLLEVDKPLVLPVHRKIRFLVTSSDVVHSWWVPELGVKRDAIPGFMHESWARIEEPGVYRGQCAELCGINHGFMPIVVQAVSDDEFNKWVAQQTKVQDVYAVEQEKPKEQPKMTRAELMTMGKAKYEQICSACHQANGTGMPPVYPALRGSSISVGKPISRHVKLILDGVPGSAMQSYRNQLSDQEIAAIVTYERNAWGNNTDDEIQPADVARIREGDAQAPKKVNKAKVGGLR, from the coding sequence TGTACAGGGGGGTTACGCCTCTTAGTAAGGATATGTATGACCTGCACATGATTGCCATGGCTATTTGCGCCATTATCGGTATTGTTGTTTTTGGCGTTATGATTTATTCGCTGATCCATCATCGTAAATCCAAAGGTTATGTTCCCGCCGGTTTTCATGACAATACCCGGTTGGAAATTGTCTGGACCATTATTCCTTTTTTAATACTGGTCGGTTTGGCTATCCCGGCGACCAAAGTGCTGATGAGCATGGACGATACCGATAAATCCGATGTGACCGTCAAGGTCGTGGGCTCGCAATGGAAATGGCAATATCAGTACCTCGATCAAGGCATTAGTTATTACAGTAATTTGTCAACACCTTATGATCAGATCCAAAACAAGCAGAAAAAGGGACAATGGTATCTTCTGGAGGTAGACAAGCCTCTGGTGCTGCCGGTTCATAGAAAAATCCGTTTTCTGGTGACGTCCAGTGACGTGGTTCACTCCTGGTGGGTTCCCGAATTGGGGGTCAAGCGTGACGCTATTCCCGGATTTATGCACGAATCCTGGGCCCGTATTGAGGAGCCCGGTGTTTACCGTGGGCAGTGTGCCGAATTGTGCGGTATAAATCACGGTTTTATGCCCATCGTTGTGCAAGCGGTAAGTGATGACGAGTTTAATAAATGGGTGGCTCAGCAAACGAAAGTTCAGGATGTTTACGCCGTTGAACAGGAAAAACCGAAAGAGCAGCCTAAAATGACCCGGGCGGAATTAATGACCATGGGTAAGGCCAAATACGAACAAATCTGCTCTGCCTGCCATCAGGCAAACGGTACCGGTATGCCGCCCGTTTATCCGGCGTTGAGAGGCAGTTCCATTTCCGTTGGAAAACCGATATCCCGACATGTGAAACTTATTCTTGACGGTGTACCGGGTTCCGCAATGCAGTCCTACAGGAATCAGTTGAGTGATCAGGAGATTGCCGCTATTGTGACCTACGAGCGTAATGCCTGGGGTAATAATACCGATGACGAGATACAGCCGGCAGACGTTGCCAGAATACGAGAAGGCGACGCTCAAGCGCCTAAAAAAGTGAATAAAGCGAAAGTTGGAGGTTTGCGATGA